The following are from one region of the Paenibacillus sp. JZ16 genome:
- a CDS encoding response regulator, whose amino-acid sequence MYRLLIVDDLPIIVDGLLELFEKTERLQLEVMKAYSGEEALEVLSHHRMDIVISDIKMSGIEGIELLQEIKSQWPKCKVILLTGYNDFHYAKNALTFGAFDYLLKVESDEKIIHTVERAIEEIEEEQDQAQMILRAQSKMRIVMPSLQKEYIWGLCQGKTMTGQQLRDAFAEMDIPLYASLPVYLLIGRIDAWKEMFTAPDKALLAYALQNIGDEYLSAHVRCFSVVFEMNKMVWIFQPKASPELTTDTGTMEWTRAYRYVSGNLETIQATSRKLLSLSVSFLIGSEAVPWNRLSDRFHGMKYGLMQGHGLFHEVIMTDKDIQKSEENEKAKSYHDSFFHARVQLLMSCLENNHREQFNHLFVELTDIWNDANTPYERKVELYHFLSAVFLAHLHKNKDLRDYMNTQINLDKLFRQEMTASWTELIPYYWQMADCFFEWNAIRGTELPAEVVGKVHRYIEEHIEDDISLTALGDYVSLNPSYLSRLYKQITGIGLSKYVNDYRNVIAKDMLLNTSMKVNEIAAKLGYNSALAFIRFFKKQNDLTPQDFRTARTETMQQGQ is encoded by the coding sequence ATGTACAGGCTTTTAATCGTGGATGATCTGCCGATTATCGTAGATGGTCTTCTGGAGTTGTTCGAGAAGACGGAGCGCTTGCAGCTTGAAGTCATGAAGGCCTATTCCGGCGAAGAGGCGCTTGAGGTGCTGTCACATCACCGGATGGATATTGTGATTTCGGACATTAAGATGTCCGGAATAGAGGGCATTGAGCTGCTGCAGGAAATCAAATCGCAGTGGCCGAAGTGCAAAGTTATTTTATTGACAGGGTACAATGATTTTCACTATGCAAAGAACGCCCTTACGTTTGGCGCTTTTGATTATTTGCTGAAAGTGGAAAGCGACGAGAAGATCATTCATACCGTTGAACGGGCGATAGAGGAAATCGAAGAGGAACAGGATCAGGCGCAAATGATCCTGCGTGCCCAATCCAAAATGAGAATTGTGATGCCTTCCTTGCAGAAGGAATATATTTGGGGCTTATGTCAAGGCAAGACGATGACGGGGCAGCAGCTTCGGGACGCTTTTGCGGAAATGGACATCCCGCTCTACGCATCGCTGCCTGTCTATTTACTGATAGGCCGGATCGATGCCTGGAAGGAAATGTTCACGGCGCCGGACAAGGCTTTGCTCGCTTACGCTCTTCAAAATATCGGCGATGAGTATTTATCTGCGCATGTGCGCTGCTTCTCCGTCGTATTTGAGATGAACAAAATGGTATGGATCTTTCAGCCAAAAGCCAGCCCGGAGTTAACGACGGATACCGGTACGATGGAATGGACCAGGGCATACCGCTATGTGAGCGGCAATTTGGAGACGATCCAGGCGACCAGCAGAAAGCTGCTGAGCCTCTCCGTATCTTTTCTTATTGGCAGCGAGGCTGTCCCATGGAATCGGCTGTCGGATCGTTTTCATGGGATGAAATACGGTCTTATGCAGGGCCATGGCTTGTTCCATGAGGTCATCATGACAGATAAAGATATTCAGAAGTCCGAAGAAAATGAGAAGGCGAAAAGCTATCATGACAGCTTTTTTCACGCTCGCGTACAGCTGCTGATGAGCTGTCTTGAGAATAATCACCGCGAGCAGTTTAATCATCTGTTTGTTGAATTGACAGACATCTGGAACGATGCGAATACTCCTTATGAGCGCAAGGTTGAGTTGTACCATTTCCTATCTGCGGTATTTCTGGCGCATTTGCACAAAAATAAAGATTTGCGTGATTATATGAATACCCAGATTAATTTGGATAAACTGTTCCGCCAGGAGATGACCGCTTCATGGACGGAGCTCATTCCATACTATTGGCAAATGGCGGACTGCTTTTTTGAATGGAATGCGATTCGAGGAACAGAGCTGCCGGCGGAGGTCGTGGGTAAGGTGCATCGCTATATAGAGGAGCATATTGAGGATGATATATCCCTAACCGCTCTTGGGGATTATGTCAGCTTGAATCCATCCTATTTATCAAGGCTTTACAAGCAGATAACCGGAATCGGACTGTCTAAATACGTAAATGATTACCGCAATGTCATAGCTAAGGATATGCTGCTCAATACATCCATGAAGGTCAATGAAATCGCCGCCAAGCTCGGCTACAATTCAGCGCTTGCCTTTATCCGCTTTTTCAAGAAGCAAAATGATTTGACGCCGCAGGATTTTCGGACGGCCCGCACCGAAACGATGCAGCAAGGTCAATAA